A stretch of DNA from Micromonospora sp. NBC_01813:
CAGCGCACGCCGAGGGTGCCGAACAGGTGCTCCCAGTCGACGTCGTCGGGTCGCAGCTGGCTGGCGGCGGTGTGGCCACGATCGGAGGTGCCGACCGCGCCGCGCACCCCGAAACCGCGCTCGGTGAAGTTCAGTCCGTTGCGGACGCTGCGTCCGAGTCCGTCGTAGGGGATCCACCGCACGTACGAGGTGTCGACCCCGCCCTGCAGGACCAGGTCCTCCAGCAGCCGCCCGACCTCGTTGTCGGCGAACGCGGTGACCACCGCGGTCCGCAGGCCGAAGCAGCGCCGCAGGCCACGTGCGACGTTGTACTCACCGCCGCCCTCCCAGACCCGGAAGCTACGGGCGGTGCGGACCCGCCCCTCCCCCGGGTCGAGCCGCAACATGATCTCGCCGAGCGACACCAGGTCGTAGCGGCATTCCTCGGCGGGGCGGGGGTGCAGCGGACTCCCACCGGCGGCGGACTGTCCGGACATGTCGTGACTCCTCATCGGGGGCAGTGCGCGTCGGTCACGGCTGGGCAGCGGACCGGGCGGCGTCGACGGCGGCCGCGGTCAGCCGGGTCACCTCGGCCCAGTCACCCGCATCGAGCAGCCGGGGAGCGACCATCCAGGTGCCGCCGACGGCGAGGACCGCCGGGTGGGCGAGATAACCGGCCAGGTTCGCGGTGGTGACGCCACCGGTGGGGATGAACCGGACCGACCGGAACGGCGCGGCGAGCGCGGCGACCATGCCGATCCCGCCGAGCTGCTCGGCGGGGAAGAACTTCACCGTGTCGAGGCCCGCGTCGAGGGCCAACTGGATCTCGGTCGCGCTGGACACGCCGGGGAAGACCGGCACGCCCAGCTGCTGGCAACGACGTACCACGGCGGGTCCGAAGCCGGGGCTGACCACGAACCGGGCCCCGGCCTCGACCGCCCGGTCGACCTGCTCGACGGTCAGCACCGTGCCGGCTCCGACCAGCAGTTGCGGGCGGGTCGCCATCGCCGCGATGGCGTCGGCCGCCGCCGTGGTCCGGAAGGTCACTTCAGCGGTACGCAGCCCGCCGGCGAGCAGGGCGTCGGCCAGCGGCTGCGCGCCGGCCGGGTCGGCCAGCACGACGACCGGGAGGATCCGGGCGGCACCGATCACGGAAACGACGTCCGCGTCGGCCACCGGCTGATCGACAGACATGCGTTCACTGTCTTGAACATCGGTCACGTATGTGACCATACTCAAGGCATCGATACTGTCAACCCGACCGACGACGTGGCTAGAGTGACGCCCATGGCGGTGCACGACGGGTTCCAGCCGGTGAAGTCCGCCGGTCGGACGCTGGAGGTGCTGGAAGCCCTGGCCGCCGCACCCGAGCGGCAGTCCCTGGGCGACCTGGCGCGGCTGCTGGAGATCCCGAAGAGCAGCCTGCACGGGATCCTGCGCACGATGACGCAGCGCGGCTGGGTGGAGACCGATCCCACCGGCACCCGGTTCGGACTCGGGGTACGCGCGCTGCAGGTCGGTGCCGCCTACCTGACCGCCGACAACGCCGTCAGCCTGCTCGACGCCGTACTCGACGGGTTGGCCAGGCAGTTCGGCGAGACCGTCCACCTCGGCCGGCTGGACGGTCCGCACGTCGTCTACCTGGCGAAACGCGAGTCGGTGCACCCGCTGCGGCTGTACAGCGCGATCGGCCGGCAGCTGCCGGCCCACGCGACCGCGTTGGGCAAGGCGCTGCTCGCCGAGCACCCCGACGACACCGTCGAGCGGGTGCTGACCTGGCCGCTGCGCCGGATGACCCGGCACACGATCGACGATCCGGACGCCCTGCGCGCCGCGCTGGCCGAGA
This window harbors:
- the eda gene encoding bifunctional 4-hydroxy-2-oxoglutarate aldolase/2-dehydro-3-deoxy-phosphogluconate aldolase, with the protein product MSVDQPVADADVVSVIGAARILPVVVLADPAGAQPLADALLAGGLRTAEVTFRTTAAADAIAAMATRPQLLVGAGTVLTVEQVDRAVEAGARFVVSPGFGPAVVRRCQQLGVPVFPGVSSATEIQLALDAGLDTVKFFPAEQLGGIGMVAALAAPFRSVRFIPTGGVTTANLAGYLAHPAVLAVGGTWMVAPRLLDAGDWAEVTRLTAAAVDAARSAAQP
- a CDS encoding IclR family transcriptional regulator, giving the protein MAVHDGFQPVKSAGRTLEVLEALAAAPERQSLGDLARLLEIPKSSLHGILRTMTQRGWVETDPTGTRFGLGVRALQVGAAYLTADNAVSLLDAVLDGLARQFGETVHLGRLDGPHVVYLAKRESVHPLRLYSAIGRQLPAHATALGKALLAEHPDDTVERVLTWPLRRMTRHTIDDPDALRAALAEIRERGYAVDREENTEGIVCVAMAMPLRRPATDAISLSIPTARVDAAVEARIVEALRNAAGQIRSAGALINS